The DNA window GGGTTTTCTTGCCGTCGGCATCGAAACGCGGCGCACGAAACACGATCTCCATCGTCTGCCACTCGCCTGGCGGCTTGGCGGCATTCACGAGAGGCGGAATTCCGCCGAAGCCTTCTCGCCCTTTGCCCCGGCTCGGGTCCCAGCGTTGATAAATCCCGCCAAGATCACCGGAGCCCGGTTTCCCCCGACCGAAGCTGTCGAGGATCTGAACCTCGTAGCGGCCGGCAACATAAACCCCGGCATTCGATCCCTTCGGCACCATGAACTCCAGTTCGATCCGGATGTCGCCGAACTCCTCCTTGGTCAATAGGTAAGGCGCCTTCTCGCCGCGCCTCTCCGCGTTGACCAGCACCTTGCCTTCGCCATCCAGAGCGAATTCGCCTTTCCCCTCGGTCTCGCGAACCGATCCGACCGAACGCCATCCCGAGACTGGACGGAAGTTCTCCAACACGTTACCCGCGAGAAGGTCCCGTGCTTGGGCATGGCACGGCGATGTCGCCGCAAGAATGCCCAAGGAACCAGCCAGAAACAGTTTCCTCATCATGCTGCCAATGAATACGACGCGGCTCCGGGCACCCAGTACGAACAGCCGGCTCAGCGCTCGGTCTTCAGCTTCCAGTCGTCGGTCCGGAACAACGAAGCCGGCAGACCCTCACCGTTGACGAGGTTGGCTCCCTCCGGATTCGACGCCCACGCGTAACGGACCGCGACGGGCTTGCTCACCTTGTCACTCGAGACGATCACGGACTCGCCGTCGATCTTGGCATCGGCCCAGAACCACTTCTGATCCTCGCCAGCGATCTCGAAGCGCTTCAGCGGTCCGCCGTCGCGACTCTTCAAACCCTTGGCGTGATCGAACTCGATGCGCACCTTGTCAGCTTCGATCTTGGAACCCTTGTAGAGCGGGCCCGAGATGACGATCCCGTCCTTGCCGTAATCCTTGGCGAGCGCCCAGCGTGCAAGGCGGTTGCCGACATCCAGCTTGTTGGTCGGGTGGATGTTGTTGGCCATGCCGATGTCGTTGATCACCGCCATCCCGGTCTTCGGCAGGGAAAGGGTGAGCAATTGGGCGTTCTGAAGCTCGGCCCATTCATCGGGTACCCCCGGCTCGGTGCTGGCCTTCTTGAAGTTCGCGAGCTGCACGAAATAGAACGGCAGCTCCTTCTTCCACAGGCGGCGCCAGTCGAGGATCAGCTGCGGGAAGATCGTCTCGTACTGCTTGGCACGACCGGCGTTCGATTCACCCTGATACCAGATCGCACCTTTCATGGCATAGCCGACCCACGGGTGGATCATGCCGTTGTAGATCGAGTTGGGGCGGTTCGGCTGAAGCGCCGGCGACGACGGCTTGCCCGGCTGGCGGGGAACGTTCTGCTTCTTCTCGGCCGTCTTGTTCGCCTCCTTGATTTCCGCGGCCTTCTTCTTCCATGCCGCCAGGGCCTTCTCATAGTTGGCGGTGGCACTACCTTCGTCGTACGACTTCACGGCCGCGTCGAGTTGCTCGACCAACCCCTTGCCTTCAGGCTCGGTGAGAAGCCCTTCCCTGCTGGTGAATGCCTCGGAGGGCTTGCCACCCCACGACGTGCTCAGGATGCCCACCGGCACACCGAGCTCCTGATGCAGCTTGAGGCCGAAGTAGTATCCGACGGCGGAAAACCGACCCACCGTCTCGGGACTGGTCACCAACCATGCTCCACCGACCTTGGTCTGGGGCGTCGCCGCCGTGACCCGGTCCGACTGGAAAAGCCGGATCTCCGGATAGTTGGCGGCCGCGATATCTTCCTTCGCCCGCTCGGTCTGGGAAAGCGACCACTGCATGTTCGACTGGCCGGATGCCATCCACACCTCTCCGACCAGCACATCGGCGACCTTGGCACTGCCGCTCGAGCTGCCGGTCACGGTCATCTCGCGGCCTTTGGCCTCGGCATCCATGGATGCCAGCTCGACCCTCCAAGCGCCGTCCTTGTCGGCCTTGCCGGTGACCTTCTGACCGCCGAACTCGACCGTCACGGTCTCACCCGGCTCTCCCCATCCCCAGACGGGAACCGCCTCACCCCGCTGGAACACCGCGTGGTCGCTGAACATCTTCGGCAACTCCACCGCCGCCGAAACCGACACCATCGCTCCCGAAAGAAGCGCCATCTGAAAAGGGCTTTTGAACCGCATCCTGCCGATACGCCGGACCCGGTCCGGAATTTACATTCCTTGCGGATCATTGTCGCTCATTTCCGACAGCCGGACCATTGCCCTTGCGATGCCCGATGCCGGTTGCATCTCTTTGCAGTCCAGCAGTTCGCGCGAACGATCCGCCGGACCACCTTTTTGCCCCCACTTCTCATGAGACTCCGCGACCTGTTCACCGTAGCTGTCCTCCTTCTCGCAATCCACGGAGCTCGAGCCGAGTCCGACCTTGAGCGGCCGGTTCATCTCCTCTGCGAAGGACAATCCGATCCGATCGCGACACCGGCCAAGCCGCGATTGACGTGGCGGCTGCTTTCGGAAGATCGCGGCGTCCAGCCCACCGCGTGGCAAGTGTTGGTCGCGAGTTCGGAAGAACTGCTGAGCAAGGACGAAGGCGACCTTTGGGACTCAGGCAAGACCGGCACCGAACGCCTGCCCGGCACGAAATACGAGGGCAAGGCCGTCGAGACGGGCACGGTTTGCCATTGGAAAGTCCGTTGGTGGGGTTCGGGCGACCAGCCCTCCCCATGGAGCGAGCCGGCCACTTGGGAGCCGGCACCCGGCAAGCCCGCCGACTGGAAAGGCGCGCGCTGGATCAATGACGGCGGCACCAACCCCGATAACGACGCCGACTTCTACAAGCCGGACCCTGCTCCCCTGATGCGGAAGGAGTTCAAGATCGGCAAGCCCGTGACCCGGGCACGGCTCCACGTCGCCGGGCTCGGATTGGGACATCCGAGCATCGATGGCGAGCGCCTCGACGACCACGTTTTCGACCCGCCGTGGACCCGCTTCGACAAGCGGATCTTTTTCCGCACCCACGATGTGACCTCCCAACTGAATGAGGGAACCCACTGCTTGGGAATCGAACTCGGAAACGGCTGGTACAATCCCCTCCCCTTGCGGATGTGGGGTCGCCGCAACCTCCGCGAGGCCCTGCCGGTCGGCCGGCCGCGCGCGATCCTCTGCCTTGTCGCCGAGCACTCGGACGGCACGACAACGGTCGTGACCTCCGGGGAGGAATGGAAAACCGCTCCCGGACCGACCTTACGCAACAGCATCTACCTCGGCGAGGAGCGGGACGCGCGCCTTGCCGTCGATGGCTGGAGCAAGCCCGGCTTCGACGACGCCAAATGGCAACCCGTCAAGGTCGCCGGCGAACCGCTCGAACCTCTTCAGCCATTGCTCATGCCACCCGTGCGGTTGGCTGAAGCCCTGCCCGCCAAAGCGGTGACCTCCCCGTCGGAAGGCGTCCACATTGTCGACTTCGGAACCATCTTCACCGGCATCCCCGAGATCGCGATCAACGCCCCGGCCGGCACCCGGATCGGTTTCCGCTTCGGTGAACTGCTCCACGAGGACGGTACCCTCAATCCGATGACCAGCGTCTGCGGCCAGATCAAGGGCACCCGCAAGGGACCCGACGGCAAACCGATGTCCGTCGGAGGTCCCGGCGCTCCCGAGATCGCTTGGCAGCAGGACGTCTACATCGCGCGCGGCGAAGGCGAGCGCTACCGCCCCGATTTCACCTTCCACTCCTTCCGCTACATGGAAGTGACCGGACTGTCGGAAGTGCTGGCCGACACCTGTCAGGCATTCCCGATGCGCACCGACCTCGCGGACACAGGCTCGTTCTCGTGCTCGAACGAGTCGCTCAATCGCATCCAGGAGATGTGCCGCCGCACCTTCCTCGCCAATGTCGTGACCGTGCAGTCCGACTGCCCGCACCGTGAGCGCTTCGGTTACGGCGGCGATATCGTGGCGACCAGCGAGGCCTACCTGATGAACTTCGACATGGCGAGCTTCTACGCGAAGACCGTCCGCGACTGGGCCGACTCCGCCCTTCCCGACGGACGCCTCACCGACACCGCACCCTTCGTCGGTGTCGACTACTGCGGCGTCGGCTGGGCCATGGTCCACCCGCTGCTGCTCGAGCAACTTTATCAGCACTACGGCGATCGTAGTTTGATCGAGGAACAGTTCCCGGTAGCGATGAAGTGGTTCGAGGTCGAAGCGGGACGCCGGAAGGACAACCTCGTCACCATCGGACTCGGAGACCACGAAGCCCTCGACAAGGGCCGCGGCCCGGCGGTCTCGACACCGATGTTCATCGACACCGCCCTGCGCATGGCCCGCCTGGCGAAGATCATCGAGCGGGGTAACGACGCCAAGCAACTCGAGGCATGGGCGGAGGAGTCACGGAAAGCCTGGGCCGAAGCATTCCTCAGCGAAAAGGGCGTGGTTGCCGACGGTTCCCAGTCCCAGCTGTGCTTCGCACTCGGATTCCACGCCGCGCCCGAAGGCGCACGGAAGGATGTTTTCGCGCGCCTCATCGACAACCTCACCGCCCCCGAGGACAGCCCGCGTCTGAGCACCGGCATTTACGGGACGCGGATCCTTCTGGAGCAACTCTCGGCCAACGCTCGTTCCGACCTCGCCTACTCGCTCGCCGATCGCGACACCTTCCCGTCGTGGAAGTGGATGCTGGAAAACGGTGCCACCACCTTATGGGAACACTGGGCCGGAAGTGACGGCACCTACTCGAACAACCACCCGATGTTCGGTTCGGTCTCCGAGTGGTTCTTCCGCTGGCTCGGCGGCATCCAATGCGCGCCTGACGCCGTCGGTTTCGACCGCGCCGTCATCCGTCCCCAGGTGGTCGGCGATCTCACGTGGGTGAAGAGCTCCCATGAAACCATCCGCGGCACCATCACTTCGGACTGGTCGATCGACGGCAAGGTCCGCCAATTCGACATCACCATCCCGGTCGGAGTCACCGCGAAGGTGGAACTGCCCGCCAAAGCCGGCGACATCATCACCGAAAGCGACAAGCCTCTTCAGGACCGCAGTGACATCGGCTTCACCGACCGCGGTGACGGACTCGGCATCGAAATCGGCAGCGGGAGCTACAGCTTCAAGGTGACCACTCCCTAGTGAATCCGGGTCACGGGATCTCCCACTTGTAGGGAGCCTTCGAGATCAGCTCGTTGCCGCCCGGGGT is part of the Haloferula helveola genome and encodes:
- a CDS encoding sialate O-acetylesterase — its product is MALLSGAMVSVSAAVELPKMFSDHAVFQRGEAVPVWGWGEPGETVTVEFGGQKVTGKADKDGAWRVELASMDAEAKGREMTVTGSSSGSAKVADVLVGEVWMASGQSNMQWSLSQTERAKEDIAAANYPEIRLFQSDRVTAATPQTKVGGAWLVTSPETVGRFSAVGYYFGLKLHQELGVPVGILSTSWGGKPSEAFTSREGLLTEPEGKGLVEQLDAAVKSYDEGSATANYEKALAAWKKKAAEIKEANKTAEKKQNVPRQPGKPSSPALQPNRPNSIYNGMIHPWVGYAMKGAIWYQGESNAGRAKQYETIFPQLILDWRRLWKKELPFYFVQLANFKKASTEPGVPDEWAELQNAQLLTLSLPKTGMAVINDIGMANNIHPTNKLDVGNRLARWALAKDYGKDGIVISGPLYKGSKIEADKVRIEFDHAKGLKSRDGGPLKRFEIAGEDQKWFWADAKIDGESVIVSSDKVSKPVAVRYAWASNPEGANLVNGEGLPASLFRTDDWKLKTER
- a CDS encoding family 78 glycoside hydrolase catalytic domain, which translates into the protein MRLRDLFTVAVLLLAIHGARAESDLERPVHLLCEGQSDPIATPAKPRLTWRLLSEDRGVQPTAWQVLVASSEELLSKDEGDLWDSGKTGTERLPGTKYEGKAVETGTVCHWKVRWWGSGDQPSPWSEPATWEPAPGKPADWKGARWINDGGTNPDNDADFYKPDPAPLMRKEFKIGKPVTRARLHVAGLGLGHPSIDGERLDDHVFDPPWTRFDKRIFFRTHDVTSQLNEGTHCLGIELGNGWYNPLPLRMWGRRNLREALPVGRPRAILCLVAEHSDGTTTVVTSGEEWKTAPGPTLRNSIYLGEERDARLAVDGWSKPGFDDAKWQPVKVAGEPLEPLQPLLMPPVRLAEALPAKAVTSPSEGVHIVDFGTIFTGIPEIAINAPAGTRIGFRFGELLHEDGTLNPMTSVCGQIKGTRKGPDGKPMSVGGPGAPEIAWQQDVYIARGEGERYRPDFTFHSFRYMEVTGLSEVLADTCQAFPMRTDLADTGSFSCSNESLNRIQEMCRRTFLANVVTVQSDCPHRERFGYGGDIVATSEAYLMNFDMASFYAKTVRDWADSALPDGRLTDTAPFVGVDYCGVGWAMVHPLLLEQLYQHYGDRSLIEEQFPVAMKWFEVEAGRRKDNLVTIGLGDHEALDKGRGPAVSTPMFIDTALRMARLAKIIERGNDAKQLEAWAEESRKAWAEAFLSEKGVVADGSQSQLCFALGFHAAPEGARKDVFARLIDNLTAPEDSPRLSTGIYGTRILLEQLSANARSDLAYSLADRDTFPSWKWMLENGATTLWEHWAGSDGTYSNNHPMFGSVSEWFFRWLGGIQCAPDAVGFDRAVIRPQVVGDLTWVKSSHETIRGTITSDWSIDGKVRQFDITIPVGVTAKVELPAKAGDIITESDKPLQDRSDIGFTDRGDGLGIEIGSGSYSFKVTTP